The Saccharomonospora cyanea NA-134 genome includes a region encoding these proteins:
- a CDS encoding beta-ketoacyl-[acyl-carrier-protein] synthase family protein: MSNIDVVVTGLGATTPLGADVPSTWDGLLAGRSGVRVLDAEWVERIDLPVKIGAVLAEEPTEKIPRVQARRLDRCEQVALLAAREAWADAGFQPPTDESQDVDPERLGVSIGSGIGGPVTLLNQDDLLEQHGIRKVSPLTVPMLMPNGPAAHVGIDLKARAGVHSPASACASGAEGIAVGVQMIQSGRADVVVAGGAEACIAPITIAGFAQARTVSTRNDDPERASRPFDADRDGFVLGEGAGAVVLERADRAAERGARVYARLGGYGITSDAYHITGNHPDGIGQVAAMEHAIRMAGLTASDVGHVNAHATSTVVGDVGEAAAIRKAIGDHPVVTAPKGSLGHLVGGAGAVESIMTILSIYHGIVPATLNLENLDPKVELDVVSGEPRKIDLTAAISNSFGFGGHNTALLFTRA, translated from the coding sequence ATGAGCAACATCGACGTCGTGGTCACCGGGCTCGGCGCCACCACACCGCTCGGTGCGGACGTCCCCTCCACCTGGGACGGTCTGCTGGCGGGCCGTAGCGGCGTCCGCGTCCTCGACGCCGAATGGGTCGAGAGGATCGACCTGCCGGTGAAGATCGGCGCCGTGCTCGCCGAGGAGCCGACGGAGAAGATCCCGCGCGTGCAGGCCCGCAGGCTCGACCGTTGCGAGCAGGTGGCTCTGCTCGCCGCACGAGAGGCATGGGCCGACGCCGGTTTCCAGCCGCCCACCGACGAGTCACAGGACGTCGACCCCGAGCGGCTCGGCGTCTCGATCGGCTCGGGAATCGGGGGCCCTGTCACGCTGCTGAACCAGGACGACCTGCTGGAGCAGCACGGCATCCGCAAGGTGTCTCCGCTGACGGTGCCGATGCTGATGCCCAACGGGCCCGCCGCCCACGTGGGCATCGACCTGAAGGCCAGGGCCGGGGTGCACTCCCCGGCTTCGGCATGTGCTTCAGGCGCCGAGGGGATCGCGGTCGGGGTCCAGATGATCCAGTCGGGTCGGGCCGACGTCGTTGTCGCGGGTGGCGCGGAGGCCTGCATCGCACCGATCACCATCGCCGGGTTCGCGCAGGCGCGCACCGTCTCCACCCGCAACGACGACCCCGAACGGGCCTCGCGGCCGTTCGACGCCGACCGGGACGGCTTCGTCCTCGGTGAGGGCGCGGGTGCGGTGGTGCTGGAACGCGCCGACAGGGCGGCTGAACGGGGCGCGCGGGTGTACGCGCGGCTGGGGGGCTACGGCATCACGTCGGACGCCTACCACATCACCGGGAACCATCCCGACGGCATCGGGCAGGTGGCCGCGATGGAGCACGCCATCCGGATGGCGGGTCTCACGGCCTCCGACGTGGGCCACGTCAACGCCCACGCCACGTCCACCGTCGTCGGTGACGTCGGCGAGGCCGCGGCGATCCGCAAGGCCATCGGCGACCACCCGGTGGTGACGGCTCCGAAGGGCTCACTCGGGCACCTGGTGGGCGGCGCCGGCGCCGTCGAGAGCATCATGACGATCCTCTCGATCTACCACGGCATCGTGCCCGCGACGCTGAACCTGGAGAACCTGGACCCGAAGGTCGAGCTGGACGTCGTGTCCGGTGAGCCGCGCAAGATCGACCTCACGGCGGCCATCAGCAACTCGTTCGGCTTCGGAGGACACAACACCGCCCTGCTGTTCACGAGGGCGTGA
- a CDS encoding beta-ketoacyl-ACP synthase III codes for MTRPTLTLAQGAKATRILGVGSTQPDRIVTNDELSQHMDTNDQWIRDRVGIVERRFAADDERLVDMAVTAGAKALADAGVAPSEVDTVIVPNCTLPAPIPNAAAQVADRIGIRSAGAFDLNAACAGFCYGLGVASDLVRAGSAKKVLVIGAEKLTDVVDPTDRSTAIIFADGAGAALVGPSDEPGIGPVAWGSAGDLVDLIYMRDNRYIFQEGQPVFRWATTQIAPIAMRAVELAGLELSDIDVLIPHQANLRIVEAIAKRLRAKGAREDLVVADDIRYSGNTSSASIPMALDHMRAAGTVKRGDVVLTVGFGAGLSYAGQVLVCP; via the coding sequence ATGACCCGACCGACGCTCACCCTCGCGCAGGGCGCGAAGGCGACCCGCATCCTCGGTGTGGGCAGCACGCAACCGGACCGGATCGTCACGAACGACGAGCTGTCGCAGCACATGGACACCAACGACCAGTGGATCCGCGACCGCGTGGGCATCGTCGAGCGCCGGTTCGCCGCCGACGACGAGCGACTGGTCGACATGGCCGTCACCGCGGGCGCGAAGGCGCTGGCCGACGCCGGCGTCGCCCCGTCGGAGGTCGACACGGTGATCGTGCCGAACTGCACGCTGCCCGCTCCGATCCCGAACGCGGCCGCCCAGGTGGCCGACCGCATCGGCATCAGGTCCGCGGGGGCGTTCGACCTCAACGCCGCGTGTGCGGGCTTCTGCTACGGGCTCGGCGTGGCGTCCGACCTCGTGCGAGCCGGGTCGGCGAAGAAGGTACTCGTGATCGGCGCGGAGAAGCTCACCGACGTCGTCGACCCCACCGACCGCTCGACGGCGATCATCTTCGCCGACGGCGCGGGCGCGGCCCTGGTGGGCCCGTCCGACGAGCCGGGCATCGGCCCCGTGGCGTGGGGCAGCGCCGGCGATCTGGTGGACCTGATCTACATGCGGGACAACCGGTACATCTTCCAGGAAGGGCAGCCGGTGTTCCGCTGGGCCACGACCCAGATCGCCCCCATCGCGATGCGGGCCGTCGAGCTGGCGGGACTGGAGCTTTCCGACATCGACGTGCTCATCCCCCACCAGGCGAACCTGCGTATCGTCGAGGCCATCGCCAAGCGGCTGCGAGCCAAGGGCGCGCGCGAGGATCTGGTGGTGGCCGACGACATCCGGTACTCGGGCAACACGTCGTCGGCGTCCATCCCGATGGCACTGGACCACATGCGCGCCGCGGGCACCGTGAAGCGCGGGGACGTCGTGCTGACCGTCGGGTTCGGAGCGGGCCTGTCCTACGCGGGGCAAGTACTCGTCTGCCCCTGA
- a CDS encoding PucR family transcriptional regulator, with translation MSIEPSSAPDPSLPRHELSEVTLRALERASGRLAKASVAAIEERLPWFTRLPADQRASVLLITQAGAAGFVRWMRDSQEALKLTTEAFRSAPRELSRWISLRQTVEIVRLAVDVFEEQLPRFAADEAERAALTEGILRYGREIAFAAANSYAAAAEARGAWDARLEALVVDGVVRGDAEESVLSRAAALGWDPAAGATVLVGNPPSDDPPSVVFEVRSKAARVGRPVLLGVQGSRLVVVVAGPTEGTPKDEEVLTVLATAFAEGPVVAGPTVDSLAEAHRSAAEALSGLRAVVGWPSAPRPARSIDLLPERALAGDAEAERVLVDEIARPLEEAGPALLETIETYLETGGVLETCARQLFVHPNTVRYRLKKAAELTGRNAADPRDALVLRTALTVGRLARSRGLW, from the coding sequence AGGAACGTCTGCCCTGGTTCACCAGGTTGCCCGCGGACCAGCGCGCGAGCGTCCTGCTGATCACCCAGGCCGGCGCGGCCGGGTTCGTCCGCTGGATGCGCGACTCGCAGGAAGCCCTCAAGCTCACCACCGAGGCGTTCCGCTCGGCTCCGCGAGAGCTGTCGCGCTGGATCAGCCTCCGGCAGACCGTCGAGATCGTGCGGCTCGCGGTGGACGTGTTCGAGGAGCAGCTGCCCCGGTTCGCCGCAGACGAGGCCGAGCGCGCCGCACTGACCGAAGGCATCCTCCGCTACGGCAGGGAGATCGCGTTCGCCGCTGCCAACTCCTACGCCGCCGCAGCGGAGGCGAGGGGCGCGTGGGACGCGCGGCTGGAGGCGCTCGTGGTCGACGGCGTCGTGCGTGGGGACGCCGAGGAGTCGGTGTTGTCACGGGCCGCCGCCCTGGGCTGGGACCCGGCCGCGGGCGCCACCGTGCTCGTGGGCAACCCGCCGTCGGACGACCCACCGTCGGTGGTGTTCGAGGTCCGCAGCAAGGCCGCCAGGGTGGGTAGGCCGGTGCTGCTCGGGGTACAGGGCTCGCGGCTGGTCGTCGTGGTGGCGGGCCCGACGGAGGGCACACCCAAGGACGAGGAGGTCCTCACCGTACTGGCCACCGCGTTCGCGGAAGGTCCCGTCGTCGCCGGTCCCACGGTGGACAGCCTCGCCGAGGCGCACCGCAGTGCGGCGGAGGCGCTGTCCGGGCTGCGGGCCGTGGTCGGCTGGCCCTCGGCTCCCCGCCCCGCGCGCTCGATCGACCTGCTGCCCGAGCGCGCGCTCGCAGGCGACGCCGAGGCTGAGCGGGTCCTGGTGGACGAGATCGCGCGCCCGCTGGAAGAGGCGGGGCCCGCACTGCTGGAGACGATCGAGACCTACCTCGAGACCGGTGGCGTGCTCGAGACGTGCGCGCGGCAGTTGTTCGTCCACCCCAACACCGTGCGGTACCGGTTGAAGAAGGCGGCCGAACTCACCGGCCGCAACGCGGCCGACCCCCGCGACGCGCTCGTACTGCGGACGGCTCTGACCGTGGGCAGGTTGGCCCGCTCCCGGGGCTTGTGGTGA
- a CDS encoding ACP S-malonyltransferase — protein MTTALLCPGQGSQAPGMLTPWLELDGARDRVAQWSENTGLDLTRLGTEGSAEEIQDTAVAQPLIVAASLLAFEYLPSSVAADAPVAGHSVGELAAAAIAGVLSADDAVALAAVRGAEMAAACAAEPTSMAAVMLGEPDDVVAWLHENGLEAANRNGAGQIVASGPADAIERIVAEPLAGTKVRALKVAGAFHTKYMAPAEEALRTHAGKLVPSDPTRPLLSNSDGGVVTSGEEYLSRLVSQVTRPVRWDLTMRGLAELGVDRTIELPPAGTLTGLVRRELKGTVTTPFAVKTPAHLEELA, from the coding sequence GTGACCACCGCTCTCCTCTGTCCCGGACAGGGCTCCCAGGCCCCCGGCATGCTCACGCCCTGGCTCGAACTCGACGGAGCGCGCGATCGCGTCGCGCAGTGGTCGGAGAACACCGGTCTCGATCTGACGAGACTCGGCACCGAGGGCTCCGCCGAGGAGATCCAGGACACCGCGGTCGCCCAGCCGCTCATCGTCGCCGCGTCGCTGCTGGCGTTCGAGTACCTGCCGTCGAGCGTGGCCGCCGACGCTCCGGTGGCGGGTCATTCCGTGGGTGAGCTGGCCGCCGCCGCCATCGCCGGTGTGCTGTCGGCCGACGACGCCGTGGCGCTGGCGGCCGTGCGCGGGGCCGAGATGGCCGCGGCGTGCGCGGCCGAGCCGACGAGCATGGCGGCCGTGATGCTCGGCGAGCCCGACGACGTGGTGGCCTGGCTGCACGAGAACGGGCTGGAGGCCGCCAACCGCAACGGGGCAGGCCAGATCGTCGCCTCGGGCCCGGCCGACGCCATCGAACGGATCGTGGCCGAGCCGCTGGCGGGCACCAAGGTGCGGGCGCTGAAGGTGGCGGGCGCGTTCCACACGAAGTACATGGCCCCGGCCGAGGAGGCGTTGCGCACGCATGCCGGCAAGCTCGTCCCCTCCGACCCCACGCGGCCGCTGCTGTCGAACTCCGACGGCGGCGTGGTGACCAGTGGTGAGGAGTATCTGAGCAGGCTGGTCTCGCAGGTGACCCGCCCGGTGCGGTGGGACCTGACCATGCGGGGACTCGCCGAACTCGGCGTCGACCGGACGATCGAGCTGCCCCCGGCGGGCACGCTGACCGGGCTGGTCAGACGGGAGCTCAAGGGCACCGTCACCACCCCGTTCGCTGTGAAGACGCCCGCACACCTCGAGGAGCTGGCATGA
- a CDS encoding acyl carrier protein encodes MADKNEILAGLGEIVEEVAGVSADDVTSEKSFVDDLDIDSLSMVEIAVQAEDKFGVKIPDDELANLKTVGDAVDYVAANAK; translated from the coding sequence GTGGCAGACAAGAACGAGATCCTGGCAGGCCTCGGCGAGATCGTCGAGGAGGTCGCCGGTGTGTCCGCCGACGACGTGACCTCGGAGAAGTCCTTCGTGGACGACCTCGACATCGACTCGCTGTCCATGGTCGAGATCGCCGTGCAGGCCGAGGACAAGTTCGGTGTGAAGATCCCGGACGACGAGCTGGCCAACCTGAAGACGGTGGGCGACGCCGTGGACTACGTCGCGGCCAACGCGAAGTAG